TCGCCGATCTTCGACTTGCTCCGTCCCTCGGCCATCGTCCCGCCCCACGAACCTCCGCATGTATACGAGGTCGTTCCGGGCGTCGAGAACCCTCGCCCGGGCAGCGTCGTTCACGGGCTGCGAACGGTCGGTTCGCGCCGCTCGTGCTGACCTGCCGCCCCGGGGTTCCCATCTCGCCATCGACGGCGGCCGAAGGACGCCCGCCGGCTGCGCGAGGCGCGAGGGAAGGAGAAGACGATGAGCACGCTGCCGACCGGACTGGACCAGGTGATCGTTCCCCGCGCCCGTGATCTCGGCGGATTCGAGGTCCGCCGCGCCCTGCCGGCCGCGAGCCGGCAGATGGTCGGGCCCTTCATCTTCTTCGACCAGATGGGTCCGGCCGAGTTCCTGACCGGCGCGGGCGTGGACGTCCGGCCCCACCCCCATATCGGGCTGGCGACGGTCACGTATCTGCTGGAGGGCGCCATCGTCCACCGGGACAGCCTCGGCACGGAGCTGGAGATCCGGCCGGGGGACGTCAACTGGATGACGGCCGGCCGCGGCATCGTGCATTCGGAGCGGACCGGACCGGCGCTGCGCGTCGCCGGGTCGCGGCTGTTCGGCATCCAGAGCTGGGTGGCGCTGCCGGCCGAGCGCGAGGAGGCCGATCCGGGCTTCACGCATGTCGGGTCGGCGGACCTGCCGGTGCTGTCGTCGGAGGGCAAGCGCGTGCGGGTCATCGCCGGGCGGGCCTACGGGGTGGCGGCGCCCACCCCCACGCTGTCGGACACGCTCTATGCCGACGTTGCGCTCGACGCCGGCGCCATCCTTCCGGTCGACACCGATCACGAGGACCGGGCGATCTACGTGCTGGAGGGGGAGATCGAGATCGCGGGCGACCGCTTCGGGGCCATGCAGATGCTGGTTCTCCGACCCGGCGACCGGCTGACCGTCTCGGCGCTCTCGGCGGCGCGGCTGCTCCTCCTCGGCGGCGCGACCCTGGAGGGTCCGCGCCACATCTGGTGGAACTTCGTGTCGAGCCGCAAGGAGCGCATCGACCAAGCCAAGGCCGACTGGCTGGCCGGGCGGTTCCAGGCTGTGCCGGGCGAGACCGAGTTCATCCCCCTGCCCGGCTGAGCGGTCGCGCCGCCCCGGGGACCGGGACGGCGCAGGGTATCGCCTCACTGGCGGTTGAGGCACTGCGGACGCGTGTCGCC
This sequence is a window from Prosthecomicrobium sp. N25. Protein-coding genes within it:
- a CDS encoding pirin family protein, with product MSTLPTGLDQVIVPRARDLGGFEVRRALPAASRQMVGPFIFFDQMGPAEFLTGAGVDVRPHPHIGLATVTYLLEGAIVHRDSLGTELEIRPGDVNWMTAGRGIVHSERTGPALRVAGSRLFGIQSWVALPAEREEADPGFTHVGSADLPVLSSEGKRVRVIAGRAYGVAAPTPTLSDTLYADVALDAGAILPVDTDHEDRAIYVLEGEIEIAGDRFGAMQMLVLRPGDRLTVSALSAARLLLLGGATLEGPRHIWWNFVSSRKERIDQAKADWLAGRFQAVPGETEFIPLPG